AAGGTGTAGGCACCTTCCACCGGCATGTTGGCAATGCTGAAGCGGCCAAGCGTGTCGGAGATAGCGGGATAAGTTTTTTTAGACACGGTATTTCGCGCAAGTACGGATACGAAAGGCAATGGTTTGCCGGCTTCGTCCGTCACCACCCCTTCGATGGTGGATGTCTGGCCCTGCGCAAAAACGCCCGTTGTCAGCAACAGTAACAGGGAAAGGCAAAACAGCCCGGCCCGACGTGGTAGCGTTTTAAACATAACAGCAGTTTGAGTTTTTTAGGAAACACATACTGATTACGTTCCGCATACTTTGCTGCCCCCAAGGGCCTGTAAAATTATTTTGAAATGATGTACAAACTGTCGCCGTGGGCCTTCAGTTTCATACGGTTAGCGCGGCAAATATTTTCCAGGATCTTGTCCACCGGCAGATCGGCATCTACCGAAACAAAGGTATTGGAGAACATGGCCTGGTCCGTTTCATAGCGGATTTGCACCTGGTAGCGCATGGCCAGGTAGCCGAATACATCGCTGAGGGTGGCGTTTTCGAAATTAAGATAGGCCTTATTGGTTTCGGGCGCAGTTACCCGTTTAGGTTTAATGTAATTGGCGCCAATCGGTGTTTTGTCCGGCCTTAACGGCAGGCCATTAATATCCACCGCCACGAATTGTTTACTTTCCGCCATGTAAGCGAATATTTCACCGGGGGCGGGATAGATGGCCGGTACAACATTTGCCGTGTCGCGTACGCGCACTTTACCTTCGTGGAGTTGTACCAGCACGTCGGCAGGCAGTCCGGAGAGCGAGAAGCGGGTGCCGAGGGCCGTAACGGCTATGTCGCGGCAATATACCGTCAGCGGACGGGTATCGTCTTTCGCCACGCGGAATTCTCCGTTACCGATCAGTGTGATGTCGCGGGACGTATTATTGTAATCAGACCCGTACATGATTTCGCTGGTCGGTTGCAAAATGACCACGGTACCATCCGGCAGCTGGATGCGCTGCGGAACGGTGGATGTATTCGTATGATCGAACACTTTTGCGGTGACAGGCTGTTTGGGATGATAGAGGAAGAAAAAGGCACCGCCGCAAATACAGAGTAACAGGATCAAGCCCAACCCTTTATAAAGCATTTGCGTGCGCTGTGTTTTACGCACCGTCGCATTGTACACCGGACGATACACATCGTCCGGAATATCGTTGTGCCGACCGGCGTTGCCGGAGTCGAGGTACTGTTTCCATTCGTCCTCTGAAAGATAATCGTCTACACTCACGGACTTCTCCCTGAGCTGCCGGTCGATGCGGGCCATCTCCTTCGCCTTTTGGGCGTCGTCCATATGTAGCTGCTTATCCTTCATTCAAACGCTGACTACAGCATTACAAGATTAGCAAATATTATCAATAAACAACTAAAAAATGGTCGCATGAAGCGTAAGGCCAGTGTGAGATGGTTCTCCACCGTTTTGGGAGAGATGGCCATGATCTCGGCGATCTCGCTGTTACTGCGGCAATGCAGGCGACTGAGCTCGAACACCTCGCGGCGTTTCGGCGGCAGCAGGTCTAACAGCTTCAGCAGCCTCGCTTTGGTATCGTTGTACGTTACCACGTCCATCACGCTGTCGGTCGCTACCGGAGCGGGTGGCATAGAGGCGTAATGCCGTTCGCGCACTTCTACTTTACGCAGTTCATCTATCAAGGTTGTTTTGGCGATACGGAACAATTGTATCGCAATATCCATCCCCGGATCGAGGTGGTGGCGAAAGCGCCATAATTTAATAAACGTGAGTTGCACTACTTCCCTCGCGACAAAATCGGACTCTATTTTCCGGTAGAGAAAATTGTATAAAGGGAAACGGTACTCAACAAAGACGCTTTCGAAAGCAGCTTCACTGTTATTTCTAAGTTCAGATACCCTGTCCATTTTAAACGACCGTTTAAAAATTAAAAACCGCGATAAAAGTATAAAAGAGGTAAGTAAATCGACGCTCTTGGTTGATATGATAACCTTAAAATAATAAATAAAATGGGATTTCGCAGCCTGTCCGAAAAGAAATAAAGTGCCGTAACTACCTATTGTTCAACCTACTCCATTGATTCTGACCCAAATAAAAAAAAGAGCCGACCGTCAGGCCAGCTCTTCCGCCCCGTCGGGCATATCATGAAACTTTGGGGGTTAATAAGGCCTGGTATCCAGGGGAACGCCCCAGCCCGGGTTGTAACGCAGTACCGGATTAGCGATCGGGAGTATAAAGGCGTTGGAGTTAATATCGGCCTGGTAGGTAGTTTCGCCAAGCTTGTGCGTGATACTGGTTTTAGCCCATGGCTTACCGGCATCCAGCGCCAGCCTTTTAAGATCGAGGAACCGTTTAATGTGACCTATCGGCAACTCGCGCCTGCGCTCATCGAGTACCAGGCCAATCACCTGGTCCTGGGTATAGGCACCTTCTGCCAGCTGCGGCGTACCGGTTTTGTAACGATACCTGCGCAGTGTATTGAGATCGGCCAGGGCTTCGTTCAGCCTATTGGTGCGGGCATAACCTTCGGCGCGCAGCAGCAGTATTTCCGGGAAGGTAAGTCCCGAAGTGAGCAACCCTTTTGCCCCGCGATAATATTGTATGCGGTCGCCATCGTCGTAGGTAACGTTGTTATAAGTGGTTTTATAACCGGGTGCAGATAAAAAGAAATACTGATAACGGAGGTCGTTGGTTTTGTCGAACAAATCC
This genomic interval from Chitinophaga horti contains the following:
- a CDS encoding sigma-70 family RNA polymerase sigma factor — protein: MDRVSELRNNSEAAFESVFVEYRFPLYNFLYRKIESDFVAREVVQLTFIKLWRFRHHLDPGMDIAIQLFRIAKTTLIDELRKVEVRERHYASMPPAPVATDSVMDVVTYNDTKARLLKLLDLLPPKRREVFELSRLHCRSNSEIAEIMAISPKTVENHLTLALRFMRPFFSCLLIIFANLVML
- a CDS encoding FecR family protein; the encoded protein is MDDAQKAKEMARIDRQLREKSVSVDDYLSEDEWKQYLDSGNAGRHNDIPDDVYRPVYNATVRKTQRTQMLYKGLGLILLLCICGGAFFFLYHPKQPVTAKVFDHTNTSTVPQRIQLPDGTVVILQPTSEIMYGSDYNNTSRDITLIGNGEFRVAKDDTRPLTVYCRDIAVTALGTRFSLSGLPADVLVQLHEGKVRVRDTANVVPAIYPAPGEIFAYMAESKQFVAVDINGLPLRPDKTPIGANYIKPKRVTAPETNKAYLNFENATLSDVFGYLAMRYQVQIRYETDQAMFSNTFVSVDADLPVDKILENICRANRMKLKAHGDSLYIISK